From Xiphophorus hellerii strain 12219 chromosome 20, Xiphophorus_hellerii-4.1, whole genome shotgun sequence, the proteins below share one genomic window:
- the nampt2 gene encoding nicotinamide phosphoribosyltransferase 2 isoform X1, translated as MAAQDFNFLLATDSYKITHYKQYPPNVSKIYSYFECRQKKGSQFNEVVFFGLQYLLKKYLTGPVVTEDKIQEAKLFYQMHFKQAVFDEEGWRKVLEKHNGRLPIRIKAVPEGKIIPRGNVLFTVENTDQDFYWLTNYIETMLVQMWYPITVATVSREFKKILAKHLKATSGSVEGLELKLHDFGYRGVSSQESAALGGAAHLVNFCGTDTIAGVLMAQRYYGCPMAGFSIPAAEHSTIISWGKNKEKEAFERILDQFLSGPVSVVSDSYDIFNACKHIWGDELKERVMERSEDSCLVIRPDSGDPAETLIEVIKILGECFGYSLNSVGYKVLPSYLRIIQGDGIDLGSVDQILANLSDKGWSAENVLFGCGSSLLQKLNRDTLSCAFKCSYVETNGKGMDVCKQPVTDPSKGSKQGRLSLRRNSDGFLETIERGAGKPEEDLLVTVFENGSLLQDYSLDEIRKNALLQDDEPNPNLYNHERELLHNHIISSIH; from the exons atCACACACTACAAACAGTATCCTCCAAACGTCAGCAAAATTTACTCCTACTTTGAGTGCAGGCAGAAGAAAGGCTCTCAGTTCAATGAGGTGGTGTTCTTCGGTCTGCAGTATTTGCTTAAGAAGTACCTCACAG GCCCAGTTGTGACCGAGGACAAGATTCAGGAGGCCAAGCTATTCTACCAGATGCATTTCAAACAGGCTGTGTTTGATGAAGAGGGCTGGAGAAAAGTCCTAGAG aAACACAATGGCCGTCTTCCTATTCGCATCAAAGCGGTTCCAGAGGGGAAGATCATACCAAGAGGCAACGTTCTGTTTACTGTGGAAAATACAGATCAGGATTTCTACTGGCTCACCAACTACATTGag ACCATGCTGGTGCAGATGTGGTATCCCATCACAGTAGCTACCGTATCCAGAGAGTTTAAGAAGATTCTGGCCAAACACCTGAAGGCTACTTCAGGGAGCGTGGAGGGCCTGGAGCTGAAGCTGCATGACTTTGGCTACAGAGGAGTCTCATCCCAGGAG tCTGCAGCTTTGGGTGGAGCCGCTCACCTGGTTAATTTCTGTGGTACAGACACGATAGCCGGAGTATTGATGGCTCAACGGTATTACGGCTGTCCGATGGCTGGCTTCTCCATCCCAGCGGCTGAACACAG TACGATCATATCCTGGGGGAAGAACAAAGAGAAGGAGGCCTTTGAGAGGATCCTCGACCAGTTTCTGTCGGGACCAGTGTCGGTGGTCAGTGACAGCTACGACATCTTCAATGCCTGCAAACACATCTGGGGAGATGAGCTGAAGGAACGCGTGATGGAGCGCAGTGAGGACTCCTGTCTGGTGATCAGGCCCGATTCTGGAGACCCAGCAGAGACTCTAATTGAG GTCATCAAGATTTTAGGAGAGTGTTTTGGCTACAGTCTGAACTCAGTGGGATACAAGGTTCTTCCATCTTACCTGCGGATCATCCAAGGGGATGGCATTGACCTCGGCTCAGTAGATCAG ATTCTTGCTAACCTGAGTGATAAAGGGTGGAGTGCTGAGAATGTGCTTTTTGGCTGTGGCAGCTCCTTGCTTCAGAAGCTAAACAGAGATACACTTAGCTGTGCATTCAAGTGCAGCTATGTAGAGACCAATGGTAAAGGG ATGGATGTGTGCAAGCAGCCAGTGACCGACCCGTCCAAGGGGTCGAAGCAGGGCCGGTTATCGCTGAGGAGAAACTCGGACGGCTTCCTCGAGACAATAGAGAGAGGAGCAGGCAAACCGGAGGAG GACCTCCTGGTGACTGTTTTTGAGAATGGCAGCCTGCTGCAGGACTACTCTCTGGACGAGATCAGGAAAAACGCTCTGCTTCAGGACGACGAGCCAAACCCAAACCTGTACAACCACGAACGGGAGCTGCTGCACAACCACATCATCAGCAGCATCCATTAG
- the LOC116710815 gene encoding G0/G1 switch protein 2, with protein sequence METMQELIPFAKEMLRQRANRKLLKVYLLGSVLAVLGTAVGLVETLCHPFSSGEPLDAEMLLLLASERREVEAGAQAQPTLKAAGQEDEEEEEEEEELVPESRANTQNPTRAKTHRLSQRNLANRLHAS encoded by the coding sequence ATGGAAACCATGCAGGAGTTGATTCCATTTGCGAAGGAGATGCTCCGTCAGAGAGCCAACCGGAAGCTGCTGAAGGTTTACCTGCTGGGCTCCGTGCTGGCGGTGCTGGGCACTGCCGTCGGGCTGGTTGAGACTCTCTGCCACCCCTTCTCCTCAGGTGAGCCGCTGGATGCGGAGATGCTCCTCCTGTTGGCCTCCGAGCGGAGAGAAGTTGAAGCTGGTGCACAAGCACAGCCCACCCTGAAAGCCGCGGGacaggaggatgaggaggaggaggaagaagaagaggagcttGTTCCAGAGAGCCGAGCAAACACCCAGAACCCGACCCGGGCTAAGACCCATAGACTCAGCCAGCGAAACCTGGCCAACCGCCTGCATGCTTCCTAG
- the nampt2 gene encoding nicotinamide phosphoribosyltransferase 2 isoform X2, translating to MHFKQAVFDEEGWRKVLEKHNGRLPIRIKAVPEGKIIPRGNVLFTVENTDQDFYWLTNYIETMLVQMWYPITVATVSREFKKILAKHLKATSGSVEGLELKLHDFGYRGVSSQESAALGGAAHLVNFCGTDTIAGVLMAQRYYGCPMAGFSIPAAEHSTIISWGKNKEKEAFERILDQFLSGPVSVVSDSYDIFNACKHIWGDELKERVMERSEDSCLVIRPDSGDPAETLIEVIKILGECFGYSLNSVGYKVLPSYLRIIQGDGIDLGSVDQILANLSDKGWSAENVLFGCGSSLLQKLNRDTLSCAFKCSYVETNGKGMDVCKQPVTDPSKGSKQGRLSLRRNSDGFLETIERGAGKPEEDLLVTVFENGSLLQDYSLDEIRKNALLQDDEPNPNLYNHERELLHNHIISSIH from the exons ATGCATTTCAAACAGGCTGTGTTTGATGAAGAGGGCTGGAGAAAAGTCCTAGAG aAACACAATGGCCGTCTTCCTATTCGCATCAAAGCGGTTCCAGAGGGGAAGATCATACCAAGAGGCAACGTTCTGTTTACTGTGGAAAATACAGATCAGGATTTCTACTGGCTCACCAACTACATTGag ACCATGCTGGTGCAGATGTGGTATCCCATCACAGTAGCTACCGTATCCAGAGAGTTTAAGAAGATTCTGGCCAAACACCTGAAGGCTACTTCAGGGAGCGTGGAGGGCCTGGAGCTGAAGCTGCATGACTTTGGCTACAGAGGAGTCTCATCCCAGGAG tCTGCAGCTTTGGGTGGAGCCGCTCACCTGGTTAATTTCTGTGGTACAGACACGATAGCCGGAGTATTGATGGCTCAACGGTATTACGGCTGTCCGATGGCTGGCTTCTCCATCCCAGCGGCTGAACACAG TACGATCATATCCTGGGGGAAGAACAAAGAGAAGGAGGCCTTTGAGAGGATCCTCGACCAGTTTCTGTCGGGACCAGTGTCGGTGGTCAGTGACAGCTACGACATCTTCAATGCCTGCAAACACATCTGGGGAGATGAGCTGAAGGAACGCGTGATGGAGCGCAGTGAGGACTCCTGTCTGGTGATCAGGCCCGATTCTGGAGACCCAGCAGAGACTCTAATTGAG GTCATCAAGATTTTAGGAGAGTGTTTTGGCTACAGTCTGAACTCAGTGGGATACAAGGTTCTTCCATCTTACCTGCGGATCATCCAAGGGGATGGCATTGACCTCGGCTCAGTAGATCAG ATTCTTGCTAACCTGAGTGATAAAGGGTGGAGTGCTGAGAATGTGCTTTTTGGCTGTGGCAGCTCCTTGCTTCAGAAGCTAAACAGAGATACACTTAGCTGTGCATTCAAGTGCAGCTATGTAGAGACCAATGGTAAAGGG ATGGATGTGTGCAAGCAGCCAGTGACCGACCCGTCCAAGGGGTCGAAGCAGGGCCGGTTATCGCTGAGGAGAAACTCGGACGGCTTCCTCGAGACAATAGAGAGAGGAGCAGGCAAACCGGAGGAG GACCTCCTGGTGACTGTTTTTGAGAATGGCAGCCTGCTGCAGGACTACTCTCTGGACGAGATCAGGAAAAACGCTCTGCTTCAGGACGACGAGCCAAACCCAAACCTGTACAACCACGAACGGGAGCTGCTGCACAACCACATCATCAGCAGCATCCATTAG
- the ldlrad2 gene encoding low-density lipoprotein receptor class A domain-containing protein 2 — MMGLKPPNRYLLLLLCFNSLCCSAIESVNLVDFCGQTIRRDGMIVKSHQESKKYYFVTMGTDCHLTMQASSPKDKVQFYFRFFLVYSLLRVAPLSPAPLVQESSRSSAFLNSRLDPTSSGSPEDPCYAGSYLQFYDGRDRSSPALGPPLCGKTAPRPVLSTGNYLTLRLVTRGTQPRVDFVGDFTSFRLGFNQSECRSEPYFTCRNGKCIPVSLVCDDKDVDNCGDGSDLEENLTGCKGQLSSTERPPQISTPTLSLVSLPTHVGGRCMNCSVTRSSLRRESVTVSSSSSSLLALYVVLGVVAGGLVLCWCCWSPAWFLWRLSVCRFLPCCKSTCASCTFFPCNCANAKEQRVAKVSPHTPVSRNPPDPAASAGDNPC; from the exons ATGATGGGGCTGAAGCCTCCGAATCGCTATCTGCTGCTCCTGCTCTGCTTCAACTCTCTCTGTTGTTCAGCCATCGAATCGG TGAATCTGGTGGATTTCTGTGGCCAAACAATCCGAAGAGACGGAATGATCGTCAAGTCACACCAGGAATCCAAAAAGTACTACTTTGTGACCATGGGAACAGACTGTCACCTCACCATGCAGGCCAGCTCGCCTAAAGACAAGGTCCAGTTCTACTTTCGCTTCTTCCTAGTCTACAGTTTGCTCAGAGTGGCTCCTTTAAGCCCCGCCCCTCTCGTCCAAGAGTCTTCACGTAGCTCCGCCTTTCTCAACTCAAGACTTGATCCCACGTCCAGTGGAAGCCCAGAAGACCCGTGTTATGCCGGCTCCTACCTTCAGTTCTATGACGGAAGAGACCGGAGCTCCCCAGCTCTTGGGCCGCCTCTCTGCGGGAAGACTGCTCCCCGGCCAGTTCTGTCCACAGGAAACTACTTGACCCTAAGGCTGGTGACACGGGGGACTCAGCCCAGGGTTGATTTTGTTGGAGACTTTACCTCCTTCAGACTGG ggttcaaccaatcagagtgtAGAAGTGAGCCCTACTTCACCTGTAGAAATGGAAAGTGCATCCCCGTCAGTCTTGTGTGTGACGATAAAGACGTTGACAACTGTGGAGATGGAAGTGACCTGGAGGAAAATCTGACAGGCTGCAAAG GTCAGCTTTCATCCACTGAACGCCCGCCCCAGATTTCTACACCAACCCTGTCCTTGGTGAGTCTGCCAACCCATGTTGGTGGGAGGTGTATGAACTGCAGTGTAACACGCAGCAGTCTGAGGCGGGAGTCAGTAACCG tctcctcctcgtcctcgtcCCTGCTGGCTTTATACGTCGTCCTGGGTGTAGTGGCGGGGGGCTTGGTTctctgctggtgctgctggtcGCCTGCTTGGTTCCTGTGGCGGCTCAGCGTCTGCCGCTTCTTGCCGTGCTGCAAGTCAACCTGCGCCTCCTGCACTTTCTTTCCCTGCAACTGTGCAAACGCCAAGGAACAGCGAGTGGCAAAGGTCAGCCCTCACACGCCGGTCAGCAGGAACCCCCCGGACCCAGCGGCCAGCGCCGGCGACAATCCGTGTTGA